One genomic region from Sulfolobales archaeon encodes:
- a CDS encoding PhoU domain-containing protein codes for MSTSLQEERRIQEVRGSYILYLPKEWCRDLNLGKGSRVLIKRVGSKLVIEPSEAPRIRLYSDVDLDEIGEGSLYHMLISLYISGAEQIKVVSKKPLSSEVKKMISIYVKHMPGFSLFDEARNFLVLREVRRGSELNTVVRRIILNARSLFEYVIKTYGGDRAEEDLEELDSEIDAIRREAERIFNIMLTSPGLDGDSKLLQKSYIMVQIARVIERISDHLVAIAQYTESSEEDRAKIHSMLSNIYSYYTMIEELIKQNLQDEEMGRRGREPLKRVISRLVDLIESKKKIHSMVAEAGLEKDITAYHIMRIYDYITDIAEYVLDMIAISSLINRSS; via the coding sequence ATGTCTACTTCTCTGCAGGAGGAGAGGAGGATCCAGGAGGTTAGGGGTTCATATATCCTCTATCTTCCGAAGGAGTGGTGTAGGGATCTCAATCTTGGAAAGGGTTCCAGGGTTCTTATTAAGAGGGTTGGCTCTAAGCTTGTTATAGAGCCTTCAGAGGCTCCCCGTATTAGGCTATACTCTGATGTGGATTTGGATGAGATTGGCGAGGGTTCTCTATACCATATGCTGATCTCACTCTATATCTCGGGAGCCGAGCAGATCAAGGTTGTCTCTAAAAAGCCATTGTCTAGTGAGGTTAAGAAGATGATATCCATCTATGTTAAGCATATGCCTGGTTTTAGCCTGTTCGATGAGGCTAGGAACTTTCTGGTTCTTAGAGAGGTTAGAAGGGGGTCTGAGCTAAACACAGTTGTTAGGAGGATAATCCTTAATGCGAGATCCCTATTCGAATATGTTATAAAAACATATGGTGGGGATAGAGCTGAAGAGGATCTTGAGGAGCTGGATAGCGAGATAGATGCTATTAGGAGGGAGGCTGAGAGGATTTTCAACATAATGCTGACAAGCCCTGGGCTAGACGGTGATTCAAAGCTTCTTCAGAAATCATATATAATGGTTCAGATAGCGAGGGTGATCGAGAGGATCTCGGACCATTTAGTAGCTATTGCACAATATACAGAGAGCTCCGAGGAGGATAGAGCTAAGATTCACTCGATGCTCAGCAATATATATAGCTATTACACAATGATTGAAGAGCTTATCAAGCAGAATCTACAAGATGAGGAGATGGGTAGAAGAGGTAGGGAGCCTCTTAAAAGGGTTATATCGAGACTCGTAGATCTTATAGAGAGCAAGAAGAAAATCCACAGCATGGTAGCCGAAGCAGGGCTTGAGAAGGATATAACAGCTTACCATATAATGAGGATCTATGACTATATAACAGATATAGCAGAGTATGTTCTAGATATGATAGCTATTTCATCGCTAATAAATAGATCCTCTTAG